The following proteins come from a genomic window of Plectropomus leopardus isolate mb chromosome 11, YSFRI_Pleo_2.0, whole genome shotgun sequence:
- the fkbp4 gene encoding peptidyl-prolyl cis-trans isomerase FKBP4 produces MTMTAEEQTSEGQHTIPMEGEDITPKKDGGVLKVVKREGTGTELPMTGDKVFVHYVGTLLDGTHFDSSRDRGEKFSFELGKGQVIKAWDIGIATMKTGELCQLICKPEYAYGSAGSPPKIPPNASLVFEVELFDFHGEDITEDEDGGIIRRIITKGQGYSKPNEGASVDVTVEGTCEGRAFDERELKFEIGDGESLGFPVGVEKAIMAMEQGEEAVFNIKPKYGFGNTGSAKYNIPGGATLQYKIKLTAFEKAKESWEMNTAEKLEQSSIVKVKGTQYFKEGKYKQAAVQYKRIVSWLERETGLSEEDDKKAKSLRLAAHLNLAMCSLKLQEPNQALENCDKALELDASNEKALFRRGEALFGMKEFERARDDFQQVVHLYPANKAAKSQVSLCQKRIKEQHEKDKRIYANMFQKFAERDSKKEAEKVKSESKENGDEEMDVDNGEKETAGEAKA; encoded by the exons ATGACAATGACTGCAGAAGAGCAGACAAGTGAAGGACAACACACAATTCCAATGGAAGGAGAGGACATCACACCAAAGAAAGACGGGGGCGTTTTAAAG GTGGTGAAAAGGGAAGGCACGGGCACAGAGCTGCCTATGACCGGTGATAAAGTGTTTGTACATTATGTGGGCACACTTCTGGATGGTACTCATTTCGACTcaagcagagacagaggagagaagtttTCCTTTGAGTTGGGCAAAG GGCAAGTAATAAAGGCGTGGGACATCGGCATAGCCACAATGAAAACAGGAGAGTTGTGCCAGCTCATCTGTAAGCCAGAGTATGCGTATGGATCTGCAGGCAGTCCACCCAAGATTCCCCCCAATGCCTCCCTTGTTTTTGAG GTGGAACTGTTTGATTTTCATGGCGAGGACATCACTGAAGATGAAGATGGAGGAATCATCCGTCGCATTATTACTAAAGGGCAGGGATACTCAAAGCCTAATGAAGGAGCTTCTGTTGACG TTACTGTGGAGGGTACCTGTGAGGGCCGTGCATTTGATGAGAGAGAACTGAAGTTTGAGATTGGAGACGGAGAGAGCCTTGGCTTCCCAGTGGGAGTGGAGAAAGCCATCATGGCTATGGAGCAGGGAGAGGAGGCAGTCTTCAACATTAAGCCTAA ATATGGCTTTGGGAATACAGGCAGTGCAAAGTATAACATCCCTGGCGGAGCAACACTGCAATACAAAATCAAACTGACAGCCTTCGAGAAG gCCAAGGAATCGTGGGAGATGAATACAGCAGAGAAGCTGGAACAGAGCAGCATTGTCAAAGTGAAGGGAACACAGTATTTTAAG GAGGGAAAATACAAGCAGGCGGCAGTGCAGTACAAAAGGATTGTGTCATGGCTGGAGCGTGAAACGGGTTTGTCAGAGGAGGACGATAAGAAGGCAAAATCACTGCGGCTGGCTGCACATCTCAACTTGGCCATGTGCTCCCTGAAACTACAAGAGCCAAACCAAGCCCTAGAAAATTGTGACAAG GCTCTGGAGTTGGATGCATCTAATGAGAAGGCGCTGTTCCGAAGGGGCGAGGCACTGTTTGGTATGAAGGAGTTTGAGAGGGCAAGAGACGACTTCCAGCAGGTCGTTCATCTGTATCCTGCCAACAAGGCTGCAAAGAGCCAG GTGAGTCTTTGTCAGAAACGTATCAAGGAGCAGCATGAGAAGGACAAACGCATCTACGCAAACATGTTCCAGAAATTTGCAGAGAGGGATTCAAAG AAAGAAGCAGAGAAGGTTAAGAGTGAGAGCAAGGAGAATGGCGATGAGGAGATGGATGTTGACAATGGGGAAAAGGAAACAGCAGGTGAAGCGAAGGCGTAG